In Erigeron canadensis isolate Cc75 chromosome 1, C_canadensis_v1, whole genome shotgun sequence, a single window of DNA contains:
- the LOC122610131 gene encoding protein BRANCHLESS TRICHOME-like — MTITMMMINTKTTTFQEKEDHSNFSNLTLNLTPSPTWKLYENPFYSCPQNYNHNQENIRQQGQEQEQEENKQLHLLHLPVSTRKIAASFFDLTFIKPFMDSDLETAQSQITELKAQLEYERKARKKAESLTKKLTKQVSGERKEREALEKVCEELAVQLTSSKSEINRLKMDMEEERKMLRVAEVLREERVQMKLSDAKHLLEEKISELEITKITHHKHNNYDQEESENDHTIVISAGNPLKLQGRKQVSLEPENPHIKRGIRGFVEFPRVVKAIGSRGRNLGTKLECQKAQLMILLKQKTQIQSNNLITS; from the coding sequence ATGACTAtaacgatgatgatgataaatacAAAAACCACCACATTCCAGGAAAAAGAAGATCACTCTAATTTCTCCAACCTTACTCTAAACCTTACCCCATCCCCAACCTGGAAACTATACGAAAATCCTTTCTATAGTTGTCCTCAAAACTATAATCATAACCAAGAAAACATAAGGCAGCAAGgccaagaacaagaacaagaagaaaacaAGCAACTTCATCTACTCCATTTGCCCGTTTCTACTCGAAAGATTGCAGCATCCTTCTTTGATCTTACCTTTATCAAGCCATTTATGGATTCGGACCTCGAGACTGCTCAAAGCCAGATAACGGAGCTTAAAGCACAACTTGAATATGAACGTAAAGCGCGCAAGAAGGCTGAGTCCTTAACCAAGAAGTTGACAAAACAAGTGTCCGGAGAGAGGAAAGAAAGAGAAGCATTGGAGAAAGTATGTGAAGAGCTTGCGGTTCAGTTAACGTCTAGTAAGTCGGAAATCAATAGGCTGAAGATGGACatggaagaagaaagaaagatgtTACGTGTGGCTGAAGTTTTAAGAGAAGAAAGAGTTCAAATGAAGCTTAGTGATGCCAAACATTTGCTGGAAGAAAAGATTTCGGAATTGGAAATTACGAAAATAACCCATCACAAGCATAATAATTATGATCAAGAAGAGTCTGAAAATGATCACACTATTGTTATATCAGCCGGAAATCCACTTAAGTTACAAGGTAGAAAGCAGGTGTCATTAGAGCCTGAAAACCCACACATTAAACGTGGAATCCGTGGGTTTGTCGAGTTTCCACGGGTTGTTAAAGCAATCGGGTCGAGAGGTAGGAACCTGGGTACCAAATTAGAGTGTCAAAAGGCTCAACTCATGATACTATTGAAACAGAAGACACAAATCCAGTCGAACAATCTAATCACGAGTTGA
- the LOC122585136 gene encoding uncharacterized protein LOC122585136, whose product MGYVLRVRLASFFAGAAVASVGGFYFIHKDYKIAHQSISQQMNDLYKSLDGRISSLENLKEVEAIKPDEVVE is encoded by the exons ATGGGATACGTACTGAGGGTTAGGTTGGCGTCGTTCTTCGCCGGAGCCGCGGTGGCATCAGTCGGCGGTTTCTATTTTATTCACAAGGATTACAAAATCGCTCATCAATCAATCTCTCAACAG ATGAACGACCTCTATAAATCTCTGGATGGACGAATCTCTTCATTGGAAAATTTAAAAGAAGTTGAGGCAATTAAGCCAGATGAAGTTGTAGAATGA
- the LOC122593976 gene encoding GDSL esterase/lipase At5g41890: MSALHFIVFAISFLINVSGCFSFYSNFAFGDSIVDAGNNNYLPSLSKADYSPYGIDFTPSGGKPTGRYTNGFTIVDIVAQALGAKALPLPSLFNNATSNAMHGGINYASGASGILEATGTLFVARIPLGKQIDRFKQTRAEMVKQMGEHGVQHLFRKAIFSVTTGSNDIITYYLPNLPFVGNYAVSPTTLQDLMVSNMTSHLKRLHELGARKIVVVDIGPLGCIPFVRAIHLLQMGTCHEEMNMLIRGYNQKLRLAVQRLNQEIGPRSVFVYANSYDVINGMLQNYRDYGFENVMDPCCGVSFPPFFCFRVGDVSEISSNICEDRSKHLFWDSYHPGQAANFIIAQHMLNGNESICYPMNVRQLHKYKLPQ, translated from the exons ATGAGCGCACTACACTTCATTGTTTTCGCTATTTcgtttttaattaatgtatcaGGTTGTTTTTCTTTCTACTCTAACTTTGCATTCGGGGACTCCATCGTCGATGCTGGAAACAATAATTACTTGCCAAGCCTCTCCAAGGCCGACTACTCACCTTATGGCATCGACTTCACGCCATCTGGTGGAAAGCCCACCGGAAGATACACAAACGGGTTCACCATTGTTGACATAGTTG CACAAGCGTTAGGAGCCAAGGCACTACCGTTACCATCTCTATTCAACAACGCAACATCTAACGCGATGCACGGTGGAATAAATTATGCATCTGGAGCTTCTGGAATACTGGAGGCAACTGGTACCCTATTT GTTGCGCGAATTCCATTAGGAAAACAAATTGACCGTTTTAAGCAGACCAGGGCTGAAATGGTTAAACAGATGGGGGAACATGGCGTACAACATCTTTTTAGGAAGGCAATCTTCTCGGTCACGACGGGATCAAATGATATTATAACCTACTACTTGCCAAATCTTCCCTTCGTTGGCAACTACGCTGTTTCCCCTACGACTTTACAAGACCTCATGGTCTCTAATATGACTTCACATCTCAAG CGGTTGCATGAACTAGGGGCTCGAAAGATTGTGGTAGTAGACATAGGACCCCTTGGTTGCATACCCTTTGTTCGCGCTATACACCTTCTACAAATGGGAACCTGCCATGAAGAAATGAACATGCTAATCCGCGGATACAATCAAAAGCTACGTTTGGCCGTACAACGCTTAAATCAAGAGATCGGCCCTCGTTCTGTTTTCGTGTATGCAAATTCCTATGATGTCATAAATGGGATGCTACAAAATTATCGTGACTATG GATTTGAAAATGTGATGGATCCTTGCTGTGGAGTATCCTTTCCTCCATTTTTTTGCTTCCGCGTTGGAGATGTAAGTGAGATTAGCTCAAATATTTGCGAAGATCGATCAAAGCATCTATTTTGGGACTCGTATCACCCGGGACAAGCAGCAAATTTTATCATAGCTCAACATATGTTAAATGGCAATGAAAGCATATGTTATCCTATGAACGTTCGCCAACTTCATAAATACAAGCTTCCTCAATGA